The Chloroflexus aggregans DSM 9485 genome segment AACCCGCACCGATGTACTCACTACAATGTCGTTGAGTGAGATGACAGCCACCTCAGTGGTACCACCGCCAATATCAATCACCAGGTTCCCCGATGGCTGGGCAATCGGGATATTCGCCCCAATCGCTGCTGCCAGCGGCTCGCGGATGAGATACGCCTTTCCGGCACCGGCCTCCAGCGCCGCATAACGCACAGCGCGCATCTCAACACTCGTTACACCGGCGGGAATACAGATCATCACTTCGGGGCGCGAAAAGCGAAACCACCCAGCAGCGCGCCCGATAAAGTGGCGCAGCATCTCTTCAGTAACGACGTAATCGGCGATCACGCCATTCCGCATTGGCCGCACCACTTCGATACTTTCCGGTTCACGGCCCAACATCGCCATCGCCTCGGCGCCAACCGCACGCACTCGCCCGTCGCGCGTACTGAGTGCCACCGCCGACGGCTCAGAAAGCACGATACCTTTGCCTTTGACGTAAACTAAGACATTGGCAGTTCCCAAATCAATCCCGATTTTGCGGGCCATAGTCGTTCCTGTTACTTGCGAAGTGTATCTGAGCAGCAATGAGTTGCATCTTACATAATCGCGGCGTATTATAGCAAATGATGAGACAAAATGGCAATGAGCAAGTAGGTTACGACGAACAGCCAGGCTGCATGGTCGGATGAGGGTTGGCGAGCGGTAGCGCCTGGCAGAGGGTAACGGACGACTACCGGCATTCCATAAAAACACTTCCAAACCCATACAGAGAGGCGGGTCATAAACCCGCCTCTCCTCCTGATGATCGTAATACCCATGGTGCTACGACTGACGTCGCTTGATCTTGTGCAACTGCGCGACACGCAACCGCACCATCTCCTTCCGCAGCTTCGCTTCGGCCAGCGCCATATCGTGCTCACTTTGGGCCTCACGTCGCCGGGCTTCAGCTTCAGCCCGCGCTTGTTCGGCCCGTGCTTCATCGATCTCATCGGCCCGCTCAACCGTATCGGCCAGAATCGTGACGCGGTGCGGCAGCACCTCCATAAACCCGCCCGACACGGCAAACGGCGTGCGCTCACCATTTTTAATAATATCGAGTTCACCCGGTTCGAGGATCGTCATCAGCGGAGCGTGGCGCGGGAGAATACCAACACGACCATCTTTCGTCGGCACGCTGATCATATCAACATCGTCCGACAAAATAACCCGCTCGGCGGTGACAATCTCTAGATGGATGGGCATGGATTGCTCCTTCTGCCTGCCACAGACTATCGCCGGTGGTGTAACCCAACGGCTACCACCGGCTCAAGCTTACTTCTGGCTCGCCTCATACGCGGCCAGGACATCGTCAAAATCACCTTGCATGTAGAAGAACGACTCGGGAATATGGTCACCTTCGCCGTTCAGCAAACGGGCAAAACTCTCAACCGTCTTCTTCACCGGCACATACTTACCGGGGCGACCGGTAAACTGCTGCGCCACTGTAAACGGCTGCGAGAAGAACAGCTCGATCTTACGTGCACGCTGCACCGTCAGCTTATCTTCATCGCTCAGCTCTTCCATACCGAGAATGGCGATAATATCCTTGAGGTCTTTGTAGCGCTGCAAGACGCGCTTTACCTCTTGCGCCACCCGATAATGCTCCTCACCGACGATGTTCGGGTCGAGAATACGCGATGTGGAAGCGAGTGGATCGACTGCCGGGAAGATTGCACGCTCGGCAATGCTACGTTCGAGCGAGATGGTTGCGTCGAGGTGGCTAAACACCGTTGCCGGAGCGGGGTCGGTATAGTCGTCAGCCGGCACGTACACGGCCTGCATTGATGTAATCGAACCGCGTTTGGTCGAGGTAATCCTCTCTTGCAACTCACCCATCTCGGTACCGAGGGTCGGCTGATACCCCACCTGCGACGGCATACGGCCCAGCAGCGAAGACACCTCAGAACCGGCCTGCACAAAACGGAAGATATTATCAATAAAGAGCAGGATGTCGCGTCCTTGATCGCGGAAATACTCGGCCATAGTCAACGCCGTCAGACCGACGCGCAGACGAGCACCGGGTGGCTCGTTCATCTGACCGAAGACCATAATCGTCTTGTCAAAGACGGTAGTATTCTCGTCGATGCGCGCCTCGCGCATTTCGTGGATCAAGTCATTCCCTTCGCGTGAGCGTTCACCTACACCGGCAAAAACCGAAAAGCCCGACTGCTCTTTCGCGATATTCGCGATCAGCTCCTGGATCACCACCGTCTTCCCAACGCCGGCGCCACCGAAGATAGCCGTCTTCCCACCACGGGTAAACGGTGCGATCAGATCGATCACCTTAATTCCGGTTTCAAAGATCTGGGCTTGGGTTGACTGCTCTTCAAAACTCGGCGGATCTCGGTGGATGGGGCGCCGTTCAACCTCTGGCCCAAAGGGTGGGCCACCATCAATCGGGTCACCCAACACATTAAACACCCGTCCCAGCGTTGCCGGCCCAACCGGCACGGCAATCGGGCGACCGGTATCGATCACCTCAAGCCCACGACGCAAGCCGTCGGTCGAACCCATCGCAACCGCCTTCACTACTCCATTACCGAGCTGCTGCTGTACCTCGCAGACCAGGCGGCCACCCTGTTCGAGCGGAATTTCGATAGCGTTATAAATCTCGGGCACCTGATCTTCCGGGAACTTGGCCCGGATGACCACGCCGATAATCTCTTGAATAACCCCCTTTGCCGGCATCGGCTCCTCCTCTAAGCATTAACTGATGAGAGCAGCAGCACCTGAAGCGATTTCGCTGACCTCTTTCGTGATAGCGGCCTGCCGCGCCTTATTGAACGAGAGTGTCAGATCACGCACGAGATCTTTGGCATTATTGGTCGCATTGCGCATTGCAACCATTCGTGCACTATGTTCACTAGCGATACTTTCGAGCACCGCCTGATAAATCTGCGTTTCGACGTAACGCGGCAGAATGCTGTTCAGGACATCTTCTTCGCTCGGTTCGTAGGTATAATCGACATTAATGGTGGTAGAAATATCAGGGCTTTCCAC includes the following:
- the mreB gene encoding rod shape-determining protein, which codes for MARKIGIDLGTANVLVYVKGKGIVLSEPSAVALSTRDGRVRAVGAEAMAMLGREPESIEVVRPMRNGVIADYVVTEEMLRHFIGRAAGWFRFSRPEVMICIPAGVTSVEMRAVRYAALEAGAGKAYLIREPLAAAIGANIPIAQPSGNLVIDIGGGTTEVAVISLNDIVVSTSVRVGGNRFDEAIAAYIKRKYNVLIGERTAEAVKIEIGSALPLDKPLVTQVRGRDQVTGLPRTIQVDSNEITEAIQEPLEAIINAVRAVLVETPPELSSDIIDKGMVMTGGGSMLRRINDLLTQVTGVPCYVADQPASCVAIGTGLALENLDVLYDSLSGLDLP
- the atpD gene encoding F0F1 ATP synthase subunit beta: MPAKGVIQEIIGVVIRAKFPEDQVPEIYNAIEIPLEQGGRLVCEVQQQLGNGVVKAVAMGSTDGLRRGLEVIDTGRPIAVPVGPATLGRVFNVLGDPIDGGPPFGPEVERRPIHRDPPSFEEQSTQAQIFETGIKVIDLIAPFTRGGKTAIFGGAGVGKTVVIQELIANIAKEQSGFSVFAGVGERSREGNDLIHEMREARIDENTTVFDKTIMVFGQMNEPPGARLRVGLTALTMAEYFRDQGRDILLFIDNIFRFVQAGSEVSSLLGRMPSQVGYQPTLGTEMGELQERITSTKRGSITSMQAVYVPADDYTDPAPATVFSHLDATISLERSIAERAIFPAVDPLASTSRILDPNIVGEEHYRVAQEVKRVLQRYKDLKDIIAILGMEELSDEDKLTVQRARKIELFFSQPFTVAQQFTGRPGKYVPVKKTVESFARLLNGEGDHIPESFFYMQGDFDDVLAAYEASQK
- a CDS encoding F0F1 ATP synthase subunit epsilon codes for the protein MPIHLEIVTAERVILSDDVDMISVPTKDGRVGILPRHAPLMTILEPGELDIIKNGERTPFAVSGGFMEVLPHRVTILADTVERADEIDEARAEQARAEAEARRREAQSEHDMALAEAKLRKEMVRLRVAQLHKIKRRQS